One Glandiceps talaboti chromosome 20, keGlaTala1.1, whole genome shotgun sequence genomic region harbors:
- the LOC144450669 gene encoding acyl-CoA 6-desaturase-like, with translation MGKGGDKVVSNGTEKVFTWDEVKKHASRDDKWIVIDDEVFDITRWSRKHPGGGKVISHYAGQDATDAFAAFHRTHRRAFVSKYMKPIRVGRLAPNETKQQEIEKDFRDLREVAEKMNLFTPSYFFYHLHIVIVVLFDIFGYLFLQYFGVNWLTFIATALILGSGMGQSGWLQHDFGHLSVYKSNKLNNFVHHLLMGPLKGASSSWWKHMHYQHHAKPNVMDKDPDVRVEKVFVVGDKMPKKVAKEKNYWLPYNLQHKYFPIIGPPLLFPVYFQIMLFRFFYQRWRTHYMEIALFLTYYIRLFYWYAPMVGIPATFLLYEMIRVVESTWFTWVSQSNHIPMEIDQDQERPWVPLQMHATRNIEKSFFNDWFTGHLNFQIEHHLFPTMPRHNLYKIKPFVKELCKKHGLEYQEVSLSYAFKDILRSLEKSGQMWFDEYYHYHEKYE, from the exons ATGGGCAAAGGCGGCGACAAGGTGGTTTCGAATGGAACGGAGAAAGTTTTTACGTGGGATGAAGTAAAGAAACACGCGAGCCGAGACGATAAATGGATTGTAATCGACGATGAAGTGTTCGATATTACTCGATGGAGTCGAAAACATCCTGGGGGAGGTAAAGTTATCAGCCACTATGCTGGACAAGACGCAACG GATGCATTTGCAGCCTTCCATCGTACTCATAGAAGAGCATTTGTCAGTAAATATATGAAACCCATACGTGTCGGTAGACTTGCACCAAATGAAACCAAGCAGCAAGAAATTGAAAAAGACTTTAGAGATCTCAGAGAAGTTGCCGAAAAAATG AACTTATTTACACCAAGTTATTTCTTTTACCATCTTCACATCGTAATCGTAGTgctttttgacatttttggaTACTTGTTCTTACAATATTTTGGCGTCAACTGGTTAACGTTTATTGCCACAGCTCTTATACTGGGATCTGGAATG GGGCAAAGTGGTTGGCTGCAACATGACTTTGGTCATTTGTCAgtctacaagtcaaacaaacTCAACAATTTCGTACACCATCTTCTTATGGGGCCACTCAAG GGTGCATCTTCAAGTTGGTGGAAACACATGCATTATCAGCACCATGCCAAGCCTAATGTG ATGGACAAAGACCCTGATGTCAGAGTAGAAAAGGTATTTGTTGTCGGTGACAAGATGCCTAAGAAAGTTGCTAAGGAGAAAAATTACTGGTTACCATACAACCTCCAGCACAAGTATTTCCCCATCA tTGGACCACCACTCCTTTTCCCCGTTTACTTTCAGATTATGTTGTTCAGATTCTTTTACCAAAGATGGCGAACTCATTACATG GAAATTGCTCTTTTCCTGACTTACTACATTAGATTGTTCTACTGGTATGCTCCCATGGTTGGTATTCCTGCTACATTCTTACTCTATGAAATGATCAG AGTGGTTGAGAGTACCTGGTTCACCTGGGTTTCACAGTCCAATCATATTCCAATGGAGATTGATCAAGACCAAGAGAGACCATGGGTTCCACTCCAGATGCACGCGACCAGAAATATCGAAAAATCATTCTTCAATGATTGGTTCACTGGACATTTGAACTTCCAAATTGAACACCA TCTGTTCCCTACTATGCCGCGTCATAACCTGTACAAAATCAAACCATTTGTCAAGGAGTTGTGCAAGAAACACGGACTCGAATACCAGGAAGTCTCCCTGTCTTATGCTTTTAAAGATATCTTGAG GTCTCTGGAAAAATCCGGACAAATGTGGTTTGATGAATACTACCATTATcatgaaaaatatgaataa
- the LOC144450751 gene encoding ran GTPase-activating protein 1-like: MARGSEIDVADLLAKATLGSEEANEVSFAGKGLKFDKAEDADEIVKAINECEGLQSLRLEGNTVGVAAALQIAKALERKPGFKRAKWSDMFTGRLRSEIPPSLEGMCGAIITSGAHLVELDLSDNAFGPDGVRACAKLLQSESGYSIQELKFNNNGLGIGGGKILSAALLECHKKSLSAGKPLSLKVFIAGRNRLENEGATALAAAFKAIGTLERVEMPQNGINHPGISALANAFAENSQLKILNLNDNTFTEKGAQAMATAFHKMFKLEMINFGDCLVRSKGAEAIAEALKVGVPKLKELNLSYGEIKIEAAMKLAESIEGKTQLVKLDLNGNYFGDEGIESLRGVLESNGKIESLGSLSDDEGDEDEDDDDEEEEEEEEADEETEGEISQDPVLSIQGTAITPRSPQAEQAAECSLDKFYQLPSATTLRELGENRAKRLADDLGKIDSADSVIKAFLRVSSVMDSDKENDKNIVYDCADAIMSKAHTSGNVAPSDIVNSLLVHLGLLKSEEKIKPVQDITGPLLTLAHVVTQKYFPKSSVGSLIAFLSRAHPRLESSQKARHALLQALYAV, translated from the coding sequence ATGGCAAGAGGAAGTGAAATCGATGTTGCTGATTTGTTGGCAAAAGCAACGCTAGGCAGCGAAGAAGCTAACGAAGTGTCGTTCGCCGGTAAGGGATTGAAATTTGACAAAGCGGAAGATGCCGATGAGATCGTGAAAGCTATCAACGAATGCGAGGGATTACAAAGTTTACGTTTAGAAGGAAATACTGTCGGTGTCGCCGCAGCTCTACAGATCGCCAAAGCTTTAGAAAGAAAACCAGGGTTTAAAAGAGCGAAATGGAGTGATATGTTCACCGGTAGATTACGATCTGAGATTCCACCCTCGTTGGAAGGCATGTGTGGAGCCATTATCACGTCTGGCGCACATTTAGTCGAACTTGACTTGAGTGATAATGCCTTTGGTCCAGATGGAGTTAGAGCATGTGCGAAGTTACTACAAAGTGAGTCCGGTTACTCCATTCAAGAGCTGAAATTCAACAATAATGGCCTTGGTATAGGAGGTGGTAAGATTTTGTCAGCAGCCCTTTTGGAATGCCACAAAAAGAGTTTGTCAGCAGGAAAGCCGCTGTCCCTGAAAGTGTTCATCGCTGGTAGAAACCGTCTAGAAAATGAAGGAGCTACTGCATTGGCAGCTGCATTTAAAGCAATCGGAACCCTTGAGCGTGTTGAAATGCCACAAAATGGTATAAATCACCCTGGGATATCAGCATTAGCCAACGCATTCGCAGAGAACAGTCAGCTAAAGATATTGAACTTGAATGACAATACGTTTACCGAGAAAGGGGCACAAGCTATGGCCACAGCCTTCCACAAGATGTTCAAGTTAGAGATGATTAATTTTGGTGATTGCTTAGTACGGTCAAAGGGGGCAGAGGCTATTGCAGAGGCATTAAAAGTTGGTGTACCTAAGTTGAAAGAGCTGAATTTATCATATGGTGAAATCAAAATAGAGGCTGCTATGAAACTTGCAGAGAGCATTGAAGGCAAGACCCAGTTAGTGAAATTGGATCTAAATGGTAACTACTTTGGTGATGAGGGCATTGAGTCTCTTAGAGGTGTACTGGAAAGCAACGGTAAAATTGAAAGTCTGGGGTCACTTAGTGATGACGAAGGGGATgaggatgaagatgatgatgatgaggaggaggaggaggaggaagaggcAGATGAAGAAACAGAAGGAGAAATATCTCAAGATCCAGTTTTGTCTATCCAGGGTACAGCCATCACTCCAAGGAGTCCACAAGCTGAACAAGCAGCTGAATGTTCACTGGATAAATTTTACCAGTTACCAAGTGCAACTACGTTGCGCGAACTAGGTGAGAATCGGGCAAAACGCTTAGCTGATGACCTCGGTAAGATTGATTCTGCTGACAGCGTCATCAAGGCATTCCTACGAGTTTCAAGCGTGATGGACAGCGATAAGGAAAACGATAAAAATATTGTGTACGATTGCGCTGATGCTATTATGTCAAAAGCCCACACCAGTGGAAACGTAGCACCAAGTGATATCGTGAACAGTTTGCTTGTCCATCTAGGACTTCTGAAGAGTGAAGAGAAGATTAAACCTGTACAAGACATCACAGGTCCATTACTGACTCTCGCTCACGTTGTAACCCAGAAGTACTTCCCCAAATCATCAGTTGGATCATTGATTGCCTTCCTGTCAAGAGCCCATCCTAGGCTAGAAAGTAGTCAAAAAGCAAGACATGCATTGCTTCAAGCCTTATATGCAGTTTAA